The Candidatus Hydrogenedens sp. genome has a segment encoding these proteins:
- a CDS encoding neutral/alkaline non-lysosomal ceramidase N-terminal domain-containing protein, with the protein MSHADIYAGISKISINPIPHGLSVQLGGYGERQGKPALGTHDETYAKVLALKNESNEYLFLVTVDICHLPWSLVEHSVKKASLPYVTTDNIIMMASHTHAGLEGMSLDERNIIQNPNIGIFDEKVLDFVSTQIAKAIQDSIKNLSPVTFASGRVETKGLNRNRRNSELPTDPYLSILRFDKEDKPWVIFVNFTAHETIMTPKEMYLSAGYPGIIQRTVETFIPDTVCMFSNGAEGDVAPFGYHGDSAWEAMENYGLTLSKIVIDLIGQMKPEPITNFKHHVLWKELPPTQVAPDFVKIAGDEYNVSEEMASAMVRQLFPQKAPFHILMINDSTIITFPGEPITEIGMAVKQQLIKKGIKTPIVTSLTNDLIGYILTEKEYHLSGYEVTASFYGPKLGDVVLNTAFELIEKIK; encoded by the coding sequence ATGTCACATGCAGATATATATGCTGGTATCTCTAAAATCTCCATAAATCCTATACCACATGGGCTTTCTGTTCAATTGGGTGGTTATGGAGAAAGACAAGGGAAACCAGCATTAGGAACGCATGACGAAACATACGCAAAAGTCCTTGCACTTAAAAATGAAAGTAACGAATACCTATTTTTAGTAACAGTAGATATATGCCATTTGCCATGGAGTCTTGTTGAACATAGTGTTAAGAAGGCAAGTCTGCCTTATGTAACAACAGATAATATTATAATGATGGCAAGTCATACTCACGCAGGACTTGAAGGAATGTCCCTTGATGAACGAAATATTATACAAAACCCAAACATTGGAATATTTGATGAAAAAGTTTTAGATTTTGTTTCGACACAGATTGCAAAAGCAATTCAAGATTCAATAAAAAATTTGTCTCCTGTCACTTTTGCATCAGGCAGAGTTGAAACAAAAGGGTTAAATAGAAACAGAAGAAATAGTGAACTCCCAACCGACCCCTATCTCTCCATTTTACGATTCGATAAAGAAGATAAACCATGGGTTATTTTTGTCAACTTCACAGCCCATGAAACAATAATGACCCCAAAAGAAATGTACCTATCCGCAGGTTATCCAGGCATTATTCAAAGAACTGTAGAAACGTTTATTCCCGACACTGTTTGTATGTTCTCCAACGGTGCTGAAGGTGATGTCGCCCCATTCGGCTATCATGGCGATTCTGCCTGGGAAGCAATGGAAAATTACGGTCTAACCTTATCTAAAATAGTAATAGACCTCATTGGGCAAATGAAACCCGAACCTATTACTAACTTTAAACACCACGTCTTATGGAAAGAACTACCACCAACTCAAGTAGCCCCAGACTTCGTTAAAATCGCAGGTGATGAATACAATGTTTCAGAAGAAATGGCAAGTGCAATGGTAAGACAGTTATTTCCACAAAAAGCACCCTTCCACATATTAATGATTAATGACTCCACAATTATCACATTCCCTGGGGAACCTATTACAGAAATTGGAATGGCAGTAAAACAGCAGTTAATCAAAAAAGGAATAAAGACACCTATTGTAACATCCTTGACTAACGATTTAATTGGCTATATTTTAACAGAGAAAGAATACCATTTAAGTGGCTATGAAGTTACCGCCTCTTTCTATGGACCTAAATTAGGTGATGTTGTCTTAAATACCGCCTTCGAACTTATCGAGAAAATAAAATAA
- the serC gene encoding 3-phosphoserine/phosphohydroxythreonine transaminase, translating into MLEGRVFNFSAGPSMLPEPVLLKAQEELLVYPGAGASIMEISHRSKTFDEILENAKNCLKKLLNMPDTYKVIFTPGGATMQFSMLAMNFLNGGTADYINTGSWASKAMGEAKKHGTVREAWSGKAENYVRIPLSSEISISTDAKYVHFTSNETIQGIEFFNEPDVGEKPLFCDASSDFLSRPIDITKYSLIYAGAQKNVGPSGIAVVIIREDLLPLVPEKLPSLLDYRLMVENNSLYNTPSTWSIYIIGLVLKWLLEDIGGLEKMEEINKKKAQVLYDVIDKHTGFYKGHAQKESRSRMNVTFRLPDEALEKEFIANATKEGFHGLKGHRSVGGCRASIYNAMPYEGCEALSQFMEEFVRTHG; encoded by the coding sequence ATGTTAGAGGGACGTGTTTTTAATTTTTCTGCTGGACCATCTATGTTACCTGAACCAGTATTGTTGAAAGCACAGGAAGAATTGCTTGTCTATCCTGGGGCTGGAGCGTCAATAATGGAGATAAGTCATCGCTCAAAGACTTTTGATGAGATACTTGAAAATGCTAAAAATTGTTTAAAAAAATTGTTAAATATGCCTGACACATATAAAGTTATATTTACTCCGGGTGGTGCGACGATGCAATTTTCAATGTTAGCGATGAATTTTCTAAATGGTGGGACGGCAGATTATATAAATACGGGTTCATGGGCTTCTAAGGCGATGGGAGAAGCTAAAAAGCATGGTACTGTGAGGGAAGCATGGTCTGGAAAGGCTGAGAATTATGTGCGAATACCCTTATCTTCAGAGATAAGTATTTCTACAGATGCTAAATATGTGCACTTTACTTCAAATGAAACAATTCAGGGAATAGAATTTTTTAATGAGCCAGACGTAGGTGAAAAGCCTTTATTCTGCGATGCGTCTTCTGACTTTTTATCTCGTCCTATTGATATTACAAAATATTCATTGATATATGCGGGTGCTCAGAAGAATGTAGGACCTTCGGGTATAGCCGTGGTGATTATTCGTGAGGACCTATTACCTTTGGTACCAGAAAAACTTCCTTCGCTGTTAGATTATCGGCTGATGGTGGAGAATAATTCACTGTATAATACCCCTTCGACATGGAGTATTTACATTATAGGTCTTGTTTTGAAGTGGTTATTAGAGGATATTGGTGGCTTGGAAAAAATGGAAGAGATAAATAAGAAGAAAGCACAGGTTTTGTATGATGTGATTGATAAACATACGGGATTTTATAAAGGACATGCCCAGAAAGAGTCTCGTTCACGAATGAATGTGACGTTCCGCTTGCCTGATGAGGCATTAGAAAAGGAATTTATAGCTAACGCTACTAAAGAAGGGTTCCATGGACTAAAAGGGCATCGTTCAGTGGGTGGTTGTCGTGCTTCTATTTATAACGCAATGCCGTATGAGGGGTGTGAAGCATTAAGCCAATTTATGGAAGAATTTGTCCGCACACATGGATAG
- a CDS encoding RNA methyltransferase gives MDDLNQYKREPVPYIPQEPFYKGVDIDSLTPITRNPIHVVLDNLRSAYNVGSIFRTSDAGAVEHIYLCGMSAHPPHKKIEKTALGAHEYIPWSYYERTKDCILHIKEKEIPIASIEITENSTSYFDFNWPKPVAIVFGNEVLGVQEKVLKMSDYIIHIPMFGYKNTINVSTTFGIILYDILHKWGRKT, from the coding sequence ATGGATGACCTAAATCAATACAAAAGAGAACCCGTTCCATATATTCCACAAGAACCCTTCTATAAGGGAGTAGATATTGATTCCTTAACTCCAATAACAAGAAATCCAATTCATGTAGTTTTAGATAACCTCAGAAGTGCATACAATGTAGGTTCAATATTTAGAACTAGTGATGCTGGTGCGGTAGAACACATATATCTTTGTGGCATGTCAGCCCACCCACCCCATAAAAAAATAGAAAAAACTGCATTAGGAGCCCACGAATATATCCCATGGAGTTATTATGAAAGGACGAAAGACTGTATCCTTCATATAAAAGAAAAAGAAATCCCCATTGCATCTATTGAAATAACAGAAAATTCCACTTCCTACTTCGACTTTAACTGGCCCAAACCTGTTGCTATCGTTTTTGGAAATGAAGTATTAGGTGTTCAGGAAAAAGTATTAAAAATGTCTGATTATATTATTCATATACCTATGTTTGGTTATAAAAATACAATAAATGTTTCCACCACATTTGGTATCATTCTTTATGATATTTTGCATAAATGGGGAAGAAAAACTTAA
- a CDS encoding Gfo/Idh/MocA family oxidoreductase, whose amino-acid sequence MIKVGIMSFAHLHAYSYAHCLCSLPDVELTAIWDDDVERGKDAAQKYNTKFVESMDEFLSLPTDGVVITSENVNHKPMVIKAGEAKKWILCEKPLATTIEDAKMMIKTCREEGVGLGIAFPCKFLAPIIRAKEYIESGKLGTILSISCTNNGFYPGGWFGDISLSGGGATMDHTVHVADILRWITGKEFKSVYCELGNQVHKKTLTTDDIGCLQLEMEGGIQVSHIASWSRPKSFPTWGDVTLEFVGTKGVLYVDAFNQKLNVYSDFAMKTEWAFWGDNPDMGLISDFVKSIQERRDPISTGLDGLRSVEVTVFAYESANTGKRVNIKKEKI is encoded by the coding sequence ATGATTAAAGTAGGGATTATGAGTTTTGCTCACTTACATGCATATAGTTATGCCCATTGTTTATGTTCTTTGCCTGATGTTGAATTAACAGCTATTTGGGATGACGATGTAGAAAGAGGTAAAGATGCGGCTCAAAAATATAATACAAAATTTGTAGAGAGTATGGATGAATTTTTAAGTCTGCCTACTGATGGAGTTGTAATTACATCTGAAAATGTAAATCATAAGCCGATGGTAATAAAAGCAGGAGAAGCCAAGAAGTGGATACTTTGTGAGAAGCCACTTGCTACAACAATAGAAGATGCTAAGATGATGATAAAAACATGTAGAGAAGAAGGTGTCGGTTTAGGTATTGCGTTCCCATGTAAATTTTTAGCCCCAATTATAAGGGCAAAAGAGTATATCGAATCGGGTAAATTGGGAACTATTTTGTCAATATCTTGCACAAATAATGGTTTTTACCCTGGTGGTTGGTTTGGTGATATTAGCCTTTCTGGTGGTGGAGCAACGATGGATCATACTGTGCATGTGGCTGATATTCTTCGTTGGATAACAGGAAAGGAATTTAAGTCCGTATATTGTGAACTGGGCAATCAGGTTCATAAAAAAACATTAACCACGGATGATATTGGTTGCTTACAATTAGAGATGGAAGGTGGGATTCAGGTATCTCACATCGCAAGTTGGAGTAGACCGAAGAGTTTTCCGACCTGGGGTGATGTGACATTAGAATTTGTAGGCACCAAAGGGGTCTTGTATGTCGATGCTTTTAATCAGAAATTAAACGTTTACAGTGATTTTGCTATGAAGACAGAATGGGCTTTTTGGGGTGATAATCCCGATATGGGTTTAATAAGTGATTTTGTTAAATCAATTCAAGAAAGACGTGACCCTATTTCAACAGGTTTGGATGGTTTGAGGTCGGTAGAAGTTACTGTATTTGCTTACGAATCTGCGAATACAGGGAAACGGGTGAACATTAAAAAAGAGAAAATTTAA
- a CDS encoding Gfo/Idh/MocA family oxidoreductase, whose protein sequence is MKVGIIGCGTMGRLHATMAKNCGLEVVQCADSVSRIAKDMAKEFKAKHVKNWEDLVQSKNVDIVVITTPTPYHYPILDLAIKKGKYIFCEKPLCRTTEECKKIVNKAEKKGVKLFVGHVVRYFHEFEAIQEQIKSGKIGDVGFVKMYRGGMSPKGWFSDFKLSGGVTFDCLIHDLDWLRYVFGEVKTVFCQNLIDKKCAPLDYSQITVRMKNGILALVIGTWAHPSGFRVKVEVCGSDGLIYYDNMENALELHQRQQGKISGTIVPESPVIKSPYQKEWEDFIDWIQNDKTPKVQPNDGLKAVEIVSACLRSAKTKQPISL, encoded by the coding sequence ATGAAAGTAGGGATTATTGGATGTGGGACGATGGGACGTCTCCATGCTACTATGGCTAAAAACTGCGGATTGGAAGTCGTCCAGTGTGCGGACAGTGTAAGCCGAATAGCTAAAGACATGGCTAAAGAATTTAAGGCAAAGCATGTAAAAAATTGGGAAGATTTGGTGCAAAGTAAGAATGTCGATATTGTAGTAATAACAACACCAACTCCATATCATTATCCTATTCTCGATTTAGCAATAAAAAAAGGAAAGTATATATTTTGCGAGAAGCCACTATGTAGGACTACTGAGGAATGTAAAAAAATTGTAAATAAGGCTGAGAAAAAAGGTGTGAAATTATTTGTTGGTCATGTAGTTCGGTACTTTCATGAGTTTGAGGCTATTCAGGAACAAATTAAATCTGGAAAAATTGGTGACGTTGGTTTTGTTAAGATGTATCGTGGTGGAATGTCACCTAAAGGTTGGTTTAGTGATTTCAAATTAAGTGGTGGTGTTACATTTGATTGCCTTATTCACGACTTAGATTGGTTGCGATATGTATTTGGTGAGGTCAAAACAGTATTTTGTCAAAACTTGATTGATAAAAAATGTGCTCCCTTAGATTATTCCCAAATTACGGTACGGATGAAAAATGGCATTTTAGCACTCGTAATAGGGACATGGGCACACCCATCGGGTTTTCGGGTGAAAGTTGAGGTTTGTGGGAGTGATGGTCTCATTTATTATGACAATATGGAAAATGCATTAGAATTACATCAGAGACAGCAAGGCAAGATATCTGGCACTATCGTCCCAGAAAGTCCTGTTATTAAAAGTCCTTATCAAAAGGAATGGGAAGATTTTATCGATTGGATACAAAATGATAAGACACCAAAAGTTCAGCCAAATGATGGTTTGAAGGCTGTTGAGATAGTTAGTGCGTGCCTCCGTTCAGCAAAAACTAAGCAACCTATTTCATTATAA
- a CDS encoding (2Fe-2S) ferredoxin domain-containing protein has translation MRKQPIPYKKTIFVCTNKKDDNTKPCCGVHKSDEFVVKLKQSIRDKNLKDVIRVSRTGCLGQCEHGPNIMVYPEGIWYSYVKEEDIPFLLDEIMKSLS, from the coding sequence ATGCGAAAACAACCGATTCCCTATAAGAAAACAATTTTTGTTTGTACGAACAAAAAGGACGATAATACGAAACCCTGTTGTGGTGTCCATAAAAGCGATGAATTTGTAGTTAAGTTAAAACAATCTATTCGTGATAAAAACTTAAAAGATGTTATTCGTGTTTCAAGAACAGGTTGTCTTGGTCAGTGTGAACATGGACCCAATATTATGGTTTATCCAGAAGGTATTTGGTATAGTTATGTCAAGGAAGAGGATATTCCTTTTTTGTTAGATGAGATTATGAAGTCGTTGTCATAG
- a CDS encoding zinc-dependent alcohol dehydrogenase family protein, translated as MKVMALYQQAPIQTHPLIIEDWDIPKPKEKELLIKINCCAICRTDLHIIEGELPLVVSPIIPGHQIVGTVIEIGTQCTKYKVGDKVGIAWLRMTCGTCDFCKIGLENLCKDSLYTGYHQHGGYAEYTVVNEDFAYALPKNLDDPKIAPLLCAGIIGFRAWKKTELRKKNVLAIYGFGASAHIILQIAKAKGVTVFVVSQRKNHQELAIQLGADWAGSNPSELPELPDASIIFAPNGNLIPTALEYLKKGGRLVLAGIYMSDTPPLNYERHIFYEKHILSVTSNTRVDGQELLKEAINVKVKTHVELTPLKEVNELLQKLKENKINGSGVVVM; from the coding sequence ATGAAAGTAATGGCTTTATATCAACAAGCCCCTATTCAAACACACCCTCTAATTATAGAAGATTGGGATATTCCAAAACCAAAGGAAAAAGAACTCCTTATTAAAATAAATTGTTGTGCTATTTGTAGGACAGACCTACATATTATAGAAGGTGAATTACCTTTAGTAGTATCTCCAATTATTCCTGGCCACCAAATTGTGGGAACTGTCATCGAAATAGGAACACAATGCACAAAATATAAAGTAGGCGATAAGGTCGGAATAGCATGGTTAAGAATGACCTGTGGCACATGCGATTTCTGTAAGATAGGATTGGAAAACTTATGTAAAGATAGCTTATATACAGGTTATCATCAACATGGAGGCTATGCTGAATATACAGTAGTAAATGAAGACTTTGCATATGCCCTTCCAAAAAATTTAGATGACCCCAAAATAGCACCTCTTTTATGTGCGGGTATTATAGGTTTCCGTGCATGGAAAAAGACAGAACTAAGGAAAAAGAATGTACTGGCTATATATGGTTTCGGTGCTTCCGCTCATATCATATTACAGATAGCAAAAGCCAAAGGAGTCACTGTATTTGTTGTTAGTCAAAGGAAAAACCACCAAGAATTAGCAATACAATTAGGTGCGGATTGGGCAGGAAGTAACCCCTCTGAACTTCCAGAATTGCCAGATGCAAGTATCATCTTTGCCCCTAATGGAAATCTAATTCCAACTGCTTTAGAATATTTGAAAAAAGGTGGCCGTCTTGTTTTAGCAGGTATCTATATGTCTGATACACCACCTCTTAATTACGAAAGACACATATTTTACGAAAAACATATATTATCTGTAACTTCAAATACACGAGTAGATGGACAAGAATTGTTAAAAGAAGCCATAAATGTAAAAGTAAAAACGCATGTTGAATTAACACCATTAAAAGAAGTAAACGAATTGCTCCAAAAATTAAAAGAAAATAAAATTAATGGTAGTGGTGTAGTTGTAATGTAA
- a CDS encoding rhamnulokinase family protein, which produces MSKKIYQFLAFDLGAESGRAILGTLKDHKIDLQIIHRFRTEGLIMLGTRQWDLARIYEEMCYALRKCAKEYTAELDGIGVDTWGVDFGLIADDGSVIANPVHYRDKRTQGIMDYAFSIVPKEEIYQITGIQFLPFNTLFQILSMIKNKSPFLKISKSLLLMGDLFGYLLSGVASCEYTNASTTQLLDAKKRTWSKELIQKFSIPSNILQKIIPPGTILGDILPEIAHNTGISPETPVIAPATHDTASAVAAVPILDTSEPWAYLSSGTWSLLGTELSEPNITNESMEIGFTNEGGIGNKIRYLKNIFGLWLVQECRRIWEREGTMLSYEQLTKEAEEATPFKALIPVNEPRLLAPENMPKTIQIICEELGHPIPQTRGGIVRCALESLALNYRQTIKALNKLLNCTIKKLHIVGGGVQNKLLCQMTADACNIPVIAGPVEATVLGNISVQAMAVGAIKSPQEIREVIANSVILEHYNPTNTAEWDRWDK; this is translated from the coding sequence ATGAGTAAAAAGATATACCAGTTTTTGGCTTTTGATTTAGGAGCTGAAAGTGGCAGAGCTATCTTAGGAACCCTGAAAGATCATAAAATCGATTTACAAATCATTCATCGATTTAGAACCGAAGGGCTTATCATGTTAGGCACCCGACAGTGGGATTTAGCACGCATCTATGAAGAAATGTGCTATGCCCTACGTAAATGTGCCAAAGAATACACCGCTGAATTAGATGGAATTGGTGTAGACACATGGGGTGTAGACTTCGGCTTAATAGCAGATGACGGCTCTGTTATTGCTAACCCTGTTCATTATCGTGATAAGAGAACACAAGGCATTATGGATTACGCATTTTCAATTGTTCCCAAAGAAGAGATATATCAAATCACAGGAATTCAATTTTTACCATTTAACACGTTATTTCAAATATTGAGCATGATAAAAAATAAATCACCTTTCCTAAAAATATCAAAATCATTATTACTCATGGGGGATTTGTTCGGATATTTATTAAGTGGTGTGGCTTCATGTGAATATACTAATGCATCGACAACGCAACTATTGGATGCTAAAAAAAGAACTTGGAGCAAAGAACTTATCCAAAAATTCTCAATACCGTCGAATATACTACAAAAGATTATTCCACCAGGAACTATATTAGGTGATATACTCCCAGAAATTGCACATAATACAGGGATTTCACCAGAGACCCCAGTCATAGCACCCGCAACACACGATACCGCTTCTGCTGTCGCAGCTGTTCCTATTTTGGATACTTCCGAACCATGGGCATACCTATCAAGTGGAACATGGTCATTATTAGGGACAGAACTTAGTGAGCCTAATATTACAAATGAAAGCATGGAAATCGGCTTTACGAACGAAGGGGGTATCGGCAACAAAATTCGTTATCTAAAAAATATTTTTGGTTTATGGCTGGTTCAAGAATGCCGTCGTATTTGGGAACGGGAAGGAACAATGCTATCTTACGAACAACTAACAAAAGAAGCCGAAGAAGCAACCCCATTTAAAGCACTTATACCCGTAAACGAACCACGTCTGTTAGCACCAGAAAATATGCCCAAAACAATTCAAATAATTTGCGAAGAATTAGGGCATCCCATACCACAAACAAGAGGAGGGATTGTACGGTGTGCTTTGGAAAGCCTTGCTTTAAACTACCGTCAAACTATAAAAGCATTAAATAAACTCTTAAACTGCACTATTAAAAAACTCCATATTGTAGGTGGTGGAGTGCAAAACAAACTCTTATGTCAGATGACAGCAGACGCTTGTAATATACCAGTAATTGCTGGGCCTGTAGAAGCAACCGTACTCGGGAATATAAGTGTTCAAGCAATGGCAGTTGGTGCTATTAAATCGCCTCAAGAAATCAGAGAGGTAATTGCCAATTCTGTAATATTAGAACATTATAATCCTACAAATACCGCAGAATGGGACCGTTGGGATAAATAG
- a CDS encoding peptide ABC transporter substrate-binding protein — translation MYITKSSTNLICKSVLFLVLIPLSCTFNTNTNQDTLYVGNGAEVQDLDPATVSGVTEHRVLSSLFEGLTSLDPKSLQPIPAVAETWDISDDKKLYTFHLRKNAFWSNGEPVTSIDFLNSWKRILSPKLSAEYAYLLFCIKNAKQYYEGHIEDFNKVGVKIIDDYTLQVELEYPTAYFLKMQVHNIWYPIHKKTIEKYGNFDERNNPWTHAGKHISNGPYQLIEWIPNKIIKVRKNPYYWNKESVAISNIYFYPIDNQMTEERFFRIGYLDLTSTIPLRKLDYYRINRPESLLLYPYIGVYYYRINVKKAPLNNIFVRKALAYAIDSSQITKYILKGGETPATHYVPNNIGDYLSPEIVRFNPKYARELLYQAGYPDGKNFPTIEILFNTSEAHKLIAEAIQRMWKQHLNINVKLLNQDWKVYLSSLNQLDYQIARSAWIADFLDPINFLECFLSYSGNNRTGWANNEFDNKIEQAYHETDGKTRNRLMFEAEQILLDELPIIPIYFYTWKMLISSRVDNLNPNVLGYIRWQDLKIKEQNKSITLLDKR, via the coding sequence ATGTATATAACGAAAAGCAGTACAAACTTAATATGTAAAAGTGTATTATTTTTAGTTCTTATTCCGTTATCCTGCACATTTAATACCAATACGAACCAAGATACTTTATATGTAGGAAATGGGGCAGAGGTTCAGGACCTTGACCCAGCCACAGTTTCAGGAGTAACAGAACATCGAGTTCTGAGTTCACTTTTTGAAGGTTTAACATCACTTGACCCAAAAAGTTTACAGCCAATTCCAGCAGTAGCGGAAACATGGGACATATCAGATGACAAAAAACTATATACATTCCACCTTAGAAAAAATGCATTTTGGTCAAATGGTGAACCTGTAACATCAATAGATTTCCTTAATTCATGGAAGAGAATCCTTTCACCGAAGCTTTCTGCAGAGTATGCCTATCTACTCTTCTGTATAAAAAATGCCAAACAATACTACGAAGGACACATCGAAGATTTTAATAAGGTAGGGGTAAAAATCATTGATGATTACACCCTTCAAGTTGAACTTGAATACCCAACAGCATATTTCTTAAAAATGCAAGTTCACAATATTTGGTATCCCATTCACAAAAAAACAATTGAAAAATACGGTAATTTTGATGAGAGAAATAACCCGTGGACACATGCAGGTAAACATATTAGCAACGGACCTTATCAATTGATTGAGTGGATACCGAATAAAATAATTAAAGTCAGGAAAAATCCATATTATTGGAATAAAGAAAGTGTCGCTATAAGTAATATTTACTTCTATCCCATCGATAATCAAATGACCGAAGAACGATTCTTTCGAATTGGATATTTGGACCTAACCAGCACTATCCCATTAAGAAAATTAGATTATTACCGTATAAACCGACCCGAATCACTGCTCTTATATCCATACATCGGTGTGTATTATTATCGTATCAACGTAAAAAAAGCACCATTAAATAATATTTTTGTTCGGAAAGCCTTAGCGTATGCTATTGATAGTTCACAAATAACAAAATATATCTTAAAAGGTGGCGAAACACCTGCTACACATTATGTTCCTAACAACATTGGCGATTATTTATCACCCGAAATAGTTAGATTTAATCCAAAATATGCTCGCGAACTTCTTTATCAAGCTGGATACCCAGATGGAAAAAATTTTCCGACCATCGAAATTCTATTCAACACGTCGGAAGCACATAAGTTAATTGCTGAAGCAATACAACGAATGTGGAAACAACATCTAAACATCAATGTAAAACTCTTAAATCAAGATTGGAAAGTATATTTATCATCATTAAACCAATTGGACTATCAAATTGCACGATCCGCATGGATTGCTGATTTTCTCGACCCCATCAATTTCTTAGAATGCTTTTTAAGTTATAGCGGTAATAACAGAACAGGTTGGGCAAATAACGAGTTCGATAATAAAATAGAACAGGCATATCATGAAACAGATGGGAAAACAAGAAATCGATTAATGTTCGAAGCAGAACAAATACTATTAGATGAACTTCCTATTATCCCAATCTATTTCTATACATGGAAAATGTTAATTTCATCTCGAGTTGATAACTTAAACCCTAACGTCCTCGGTTATATTCGATGGCAAGACTTAAAAATAAAAGAACAAAATAAATCGATAACTCTTTTAGACAAAAGATAA
- a CDS encoding ABC transporter permease, protein MRKYIARKVLLFFPVLLAVVTLTFFLIRLAPGGPFDRDKNVPPEVQRSLEKYYHLDEPLLKQYIRYLNGIIHVDFGPSFRKPSYSVREWIMMRIPISFELGIYSLIFALVIGTLCGLISASYQNTWIDSCLTSFAVLGICIPAFVLGPLLVLIFALYWEILPVGGWDFPQQKILPSISLGFIYSAYIARIIRSGIIEVLKQDYIRTAKAKGASKTRILFIHALKGSLQPLIAFLGPAIAGLLTGSFVVETIFQIPGLGREFVEATFNRDYTMITGIVIIYAILILIFNLIVDIIQGWLDPRISYE, encoded by the coding sequence ATGAGAAAATATATTGCAAGAAAAGTGTTATTATTTTTCCCAGTCTTATTAGCTGTGGTTACATTAACTTTTTTCCTTATTCGTCTGGCTCCAGGAGGACCTTTTGACCGTGATAAAAATGTTCCACCTGAAGTTCAACGTAGTTTGGAAAAATATTACCATTTAGACGAGCCACTCTTAAAACAATACATTAGATACTTAAATGGAATTATTCATGTAGATTTTGGTCCTTCCTTTCGAAAACCCAGCTATTCTGTTAGAGAGTGGATTATGATGAGAATACCTATATCATTCGAATTAGGTATATACAGTTTAATTTTTGCATTAGTAATTGGCACGTTATGCGGTTTAATTTCAGCAAGTTATCAAAATACATGGATTGACTCATGTCTAACATCGTTCGCAGTTCTTGGAATATGCATACCTGCCTTTGTATTAGGTCCTTTACTGGTCCTAATCTTCGCTTTATATTGGGAAATACTACCCGTAGGTGGTTGGGATTTCCCACAACAAAAAATACTTCCGTCAATATCTCTCGGTTTCATTTATTCTGCTTATATTGCCCGAATTATCCGTTCAGGCATTATTGAAGTATTAAAACAAGATTATATAAGAACAGCAAAAGCAAAAGGCGCCTCTAAAACACGAATACTTTTTATACATGCCTTAAAAGGTTCGCTACAACCACTGATAGCATTTTTAGGTCCAGCAATTGCAGGATTATTAACAGGGTCTTTTGTTGTCGAGACTATATTTCAGATACCAGGACTGGGTAGGGAGTTCGTCGAAGCCACGTTTAACAGAGATTATACAATGATAACAGGGATTGTCATTATTTACGCTATCCTTATCCTTATATTTAACTTGATTGTTGATATTATTCAAGGTTGGCTTGACCCAAGGATTTCATACGAATGA